In the Wyeomyia smithii strain HCP4-BCI-WySm-NY-G18 chromosome 2, ASM2978416v1, whole genome shotgun sequence genome, one interval contains:
- the LOC129722226 gene encoding endothelial differentiation-related factor 1 homolog — MSESDWDTVTVLRKKAPKASTLKTETAVNLARRQGIPVETNQKFNAGTNKQHVATKNTAKLDRENEELKHKTVPHDVAKLIMQGRQAKGLSQKDLATKICEKPQIVNDYEAGRGIPNHMILGKIERVIGMKLRGKDIGTPMVPPGKK; from the exons ATGTCCGAAAGCGATTGGGATACTGTTACTGTGTTGCGTAAAAAAGCACCAAAAGCTTCTACTTTAAAGACTGAAACAGCCGTAAACCTTGCTCGTCGCCAAGGTATTCCAGTGGAAACCAACCAGAAAT TCAATGCCGGTACCAATAAACAACACGTTGCAACTAAAAATACCGCCAAGTTGGACCGAGAGAATGAAGAATTGAAACATAAAACAGTTCCACATGATGTAGCAAAGCTGATCATGCAGGGTCGCCAGGCTAAAGGACTCAGTCAAAAGGATCTTGCAaca aaaatatgtgaaaaacctCAAATTGTAAACGACTATGAGGCTGGTCGCGGTATTCCGAATCACATGATCCTTGGTAAAATTGAACGCGTGATTGGAATGAAATTGCGAGGTAAGGATATCGGCACCCCGATGGTGCCTCCCGGTAAGAAGTGA